A genomic window from Myxococcales bacterium includes:
- a CDS encoding DUF882 domain-containing protein, whose amino-acid sequence MGPLSLARSRSLVAALLVVGATLAPGSAAADVTHVIGKGHTLNTIAGRYHVTARAILAANPNLNPKRLRVGDSITIPGVAPKAEKGKPSTADKGAKPAKPAAEAKPKEAEKAAKVGDKKGAEREAAQAKAAPPGPAVKGAGAAPTAFAGKPKHPNVVQFVRFGTSEEATVRVSAGGRVPPAALAKVKQIMHSSGGATHAPDPRLVALLGIVSNHFGGRKLEVVSGFRPFSPKQYTPHSNHNHGKAMDFRVQGVPNTAVRDFCRTLHNVGVGYYPNSVFVHLDVRAAPAFWIDYSRPGEAPRYHAPNTDADEGTSDVHAELPAGMGAAAPEPGAEGTTPAAPGAASPSAGTAGTVAPPAVTAPGAPAKQPDHPAPKGPALPAPSPGAPTP is encoded by the coding sequence ATGGGGCCCCTCTCTCTCGCTCGCTCTCGCTCGCTCGTCGCCGCGCTCCTCGTCGTCGGCGCCACCTTGGCGCCAGGCTCCGCCGCAGCCGACGTGACGCACGTCATCGGGAAGGGTCACACGCTCAACACCATCGCCGGGCGGTACCACGTGACGGCGAGGGCCATCCTCGCCGCGAACCCGAACCTGAACCCCAAGCGCCTCCGCGTAGGCGACAGCATCACCATCCCCGGCGTCGCGCCCAAGGCCGAGAAGGGCAAGCCCAGCACGGCCGACAAGGGCGCGAAGCCCGCGAAGCCCGCGGCGGAGGCGAAGCCCAAGGAAGCGGAGAAGGCCGCGAAGGTCGGCGACAAGAAGGGTGCGGAGCGCGAGGCCGCGCAGGCGAAGGCGGCTCCCCCAGGCCCCGCGGTCAAGGGCGCGGGCGCGGCCCCGACCGCGTTCGCGGGCAAGCCCAAGCACCCGAACGTGGTGCAGTTCGTAAGGTTTGGCACGAGCGAGGAGGCCACCGTTCGGGTCAGCGCCGGTGGCCGCGTCCCGCCGGCGGCGCTCGCGAAGGTGAAGCAGATCATGCACTCGTCGGGCGGGGCGACCCATGCCCCCGACCCGCGCCTCGTGGCCTTGCTCGGCATCGTGTCGAACCACTTTGGTGGCCGCAAGCTCGAGGTGGTGAGCGGCTTCCGGCCGTTCTCGCCCAAGCAGTACACGCCGCACTCCAACCACAACCACGGCAAGGCGATGGACTTCCGCGTGCAAGGGGTGCCGAACACCGCCGTGCGAGACTTCTGCCGCACGCTGCACAACGTGGGCGTGGGTTACTACCCGAACAGCGTGTTCGTGCACCTCGACGTGCGCGCGGCGCCGGCGTTCTGGATCGACTACTCGCGGCCCGGTGAGGCGCCGCGGTACCACGCGCCGAACACCGACGCCGACGAGGGGACCAGCGACGTCCACGCCGAGCTGCCCGCGGGCATGGGCGCGGCCGCCCCAGAGCCTGGCGCCGAGGGGACGACGCCGGCCGCCCCGGGTGCCGCCTCTCCGAGCGCGGGCACCGCGGGCACCGTGGCCCCGCCGGCCGTCACCGCTCCCGGGGCGCCCGCGAAGCAGCCCGATCACCCCGCGCCCAAGGGTCCGGCGCTCCCCGCGCCGTCGCCCGGCGCGCCCACGCCCTGA
- a CDS encoding RluA family pseudouridine synthase, producing the protein MICCVCASLFGAQRRHPSPSRRSATAAAVARRARRAPPGAAWLANRGTSARCPPTKSRSQTRLGGARLDKALVALIPGASRARVKSAIADGAVRVNGRHVPKGGVVAAGDRLSMELADLASPDAPAVPEDTPLDVRFESAHVVVVDKPAGQPTAPLRAGETGTLANALVFRYPETATLGYSPRDPGLLHRLDNDTSGLLVVARTREAFNELKAALDGEALVKEYLLVCRGEHLPDEGTIAFPLANHPKDQRRVYACVHPRDVIRYAPRPASTDYVVVERAGPYALVRVTVSKALRHQIRVHFASIEHPLVGDVLYGGEPVPGLARHALHASRLSLETATVGLSFDVSSELPAELRALLRG; encoded by the coding sequence ATGATTTGTTGTGTTTGTGCGTCGCTCTTCGGAGCCCAACGCCGGCACCCCTCGCCTTCGAGAAGGAGCGCGACGGCCGCGGCCGTCGCGCGTCGCGCTCGTCGAGCGCCTCCCGGAGCGGCGTGGCTCGCAAACCGTGGTACGAGTGCGCGGTGCCCACCCACGAAGTCACGGTCCCAGACGAGGCTCGGCGGCGCGCGCCTCGACAAGGCGCTTGTCGCGCTGATCCCCGGCGCATCACGCGCGAGGGTCAAGTCCGCGATCGCCGACGGCGCGGTGCGGGTCAACGGCCGGCACGTCCCGAAGGGCGGCGTGGTCGCCGCCGGTGACCGGCTCTCGATGGAGCTCGCCGACCTCGCCAGCCCCGACGCGCCCGCCGTGCCCGAGGACACCCCGCTCGACGTGCGCTTCGAGTCCGCCCACGTGGTGGTCGTGGACAAGCCCGCGGGACAACCCACGGCGCCGCTCCGCGCGGGCGAGACGGGCACGCTCGCGAACGCCCTCGTGTTTCGCTACCCCGAGACCGCGACGCTGGGCTACTCGCCGCGGGATCCGGGCCTGCTCCACCGGCTCGACAACGACACCTCGGGCCTGCTCGTCGTCGCGCGGACCCGCGAGGCGTTCAACGAGCTCAAGGCCGCGCTCGACGGCGAGGCGCTCGTGAAGGAGTACTTGCTGGTCTGTCGAGGCGAGCACTTGCCGGACGAAGGCACCATCGCCTTCCCGCTCGCGAACCACCCCAAGGACCAGCGTCGTGTCTACGCGTGTGTTCATCCGCGCGACGTCATCCGCTACGCGCCCCGCCCGGCGTCGACCGACTACGTCGTGGTCGAGCGAGCCGGACCCTATGCGCTCGTGCGGGTGACCGTGTCGAAGGCGCTGCGGCACCAAATTCGCGTGCATTTTGCATCCATCGAGCACCCGCTCGTCGGCGACGTGCTCTACGGCGGCGAGCCCGTGCCGGGGCTTGCCCGTCACGCGCTGCACGCGTCGAGGCTGTCGCTCGAGACCGCGACGGTGGGGCTCTCGTTCGACGTGTCGAGCGAGCTGCCGGCCGAGCTCCGCGCGCTGCTTCGCGGCTGA
- the pilM gene encoding type IV pilus assembly protein PilM encodes MGEGKNLVGVDIGASSIKVVQLKESRKKFQVIRAGYAPLPPQTIVDGHVMSSGVIVDSLLKIFEEQKISQKDVAIGVYGQSVIVRKITVPMMTAAELDEQIGWEAEQHIPFDIKVMSIDYEVLRKRPEAGQMDLVLVAAKKDEINDFASILREANLRPIVVDINAFTVQNIFEQQQGLPEAGTVALLNVGAAVSSLNIISGGISAFTREIANAGSSITEEIQKQCNVPFEQAEAYKCGGGPTQIVPQEVHEVIQSACDGLAGEIQRSLDFYLATSGEAEITKICISGGTAYLAPLCKAIERRARVPVQVFDPLSGLAVDTKFVNEAEMRSRSAQMVVALGLALRCDKERRV; translated from the coding sequence ATGGGTGAGGGCAAGAACCTGGTCGGCGTCGACATCGGGGCGAGCTCCATCAAAGTCGTCCAGCTCAAGGAGTCGCGGAAGAAGTTCCAGGTCATCCGCGCGGGCTACGCGCCACTGCCTCCGCAGACCATCGTGGATGGCCACGTCATGAGCTCGGGCGTCATCGTCGACAGCCTCCTCAAGATCTTCGAAGAGCAGAAGATCTCTCAGAAAGACGTGGCGATCGGCGTCTACGGCCAGTCGGTCATCGTCCGCAAGATCACCGTCCCGATGATGACGGCGGCGGAGCTCGACGAGCAGATCGGATGGGAGGCCGAGCAGCACATCCCGTTCGACATCAAGGTCATGTCGATCGACTACGAGGTGCTCCGCAAGCGCCCCGAGGCCGGCCAGATGGACCTCGTCCTGGTCGCCGCCAAGAAGGACGAAATCAACGATTTCGCGTCGATCCTACGCGAGGCCAACCTCCGGCCCATCGTCGTCGACATCAACGCGTTCACCGTCCAGAACATCTTCGAGCAGCAGCAGGGGCTGCCCGAGGCGGGCACCGTCGCGCTGCTCAACGTGGGGGCCGCCGTCTCGTCGCTCAACATCATCTCGGGTGGCATCTCGGCGTTCACGCGCGAGATCGCGAACGCGGGCTCGTCGATCACAGAAGAGATCCAGAAGCAGTGCAACGTCCCGTTCGAGCAGGCTGAGGCCTACAAGTGCGGTGGCGGGCCGACGCAGATCGTGCCGCAAGAGGTGCATGAGGTGATCCAGTCCGCGTGCGACGGTCTCGCCGGCGAGATCCAGCGCTCGCTCGACTTCTACCTGGCCACCAGCGGTGAGGCCGAGATCACCAAGATCTGCATCTCCGGGGGGACCGCCTATCTCGCGCCGCTCTGCAAGGCGATCGAGAGGCGCGCGCGGGTGCCCGTCCAGGTGTTCGACCCGCTCAGTGGGCTGGCGGTCGACACGAAATTCGTCAACGAAGCCGAGATGCGATCGCGCTCTGCGCAGATGGTCGTCGCCCTCGGCCTCGCGCTGCGCTGCGACAAGGAGCGAAGGGTATGA
- a CDS encoding pilus assembly protein PilP: MSRLSKGIALVGLAALSLVVGAGCKEPKRFDAVLNTGPTVADAGVAALDAAALPPSQVVKVDYSEGDFVEADQNRDPFRSFAATLDETRKGPKPANQRKVLLGQYSLDELKLAAIVTGGDYPRAMLIDPGGKGWVLKRGDFLGRPDTVHVGGANGADYQLNWRVDRVRATDVVLVREDPAQPNLPPSTRVLALHPEGEPKLQLD; the protein is encoded by the coding sequence ATGAGCCGCCTCTCCAAGGGGATCGCCCTCGTGGGGCTCGCGGCCCTCAGCTTGGTCGTCGGAGCCGGCTGCAAGGAGCCCAAGCGCTTCGACGCGGTGCTCAATACGGGACCCACCGTGGCGGACGCGGGCGTCGCCGCGCTCGACGCCGCCGCGCTCCCCCCCAGCCAGGTCGTGAAGGTCGACTACTCCGAGGGCGACTTCGTCGAGGCTGACCAGAACCGCGATCCGTTCCGCTCGTTCGCCGCGACGCTGGACGAGACCCGGAAGGGTCCCAAGCCCGCGAACCAGCGCAAGGTGCTCCTGGGGCAGTACAGCCTCGACGAGCTGAAGCTCGCTGCCATCGTGACCGGGGGAGACTACCCGCGCGCGATGCTCATCGATCCGGGCGGCAAGGGGTGGGTTCTGAAGCGCGGCGACTTCCTCGGCCGTCCCGACACCGTGCACGTCGGGGGCGCGAACGGGGCCGACTACCAGCTCAACTGGCGCGTAGACCGGGTCCGGGCCACCGACGTCGTCCTGGTGCGTGAGGACCCGGCCCAGCCGAACCTCCCGCCCTCGACGAGGGTGCTCGCGCTCCACCCTGAAGGCGAACCCAAGCTGCAGCTCGACTGA
- a CDS encoding serine/threonine protein kinase: MNCARCQTPLAPGTAVCPQCRSLQRRRSAGVGPGTRIDRGFGTYVVDARLGAGAMGVVWRAWLFFAPDGPHAGKPPQLLALKQLRHQGSLQAQFQTFFLREAEALRRLSHPNVVAFHELFEWVPSAESGPPSSGGATLTLVLEYVEGSTLEDVIVRHVARARLAGPGALPGVPFRRAWYYFEQLLGALSATHALDIVHRDVKPANLLLRNDGIVKLTDFGIARVTAPTPEEAKTAPGTGAYMSPEQVLGQPLDGRSDLYSAAIVLFETLTGVLPFPTTDRTEYEVRRDQVEAPPPPLRAYLPQAPRVLDDLFARALAKQASDRFPTAEAMGEAFRGALGLPASSTWAAQREMSALARPGGSTVRLEQVRAALVQGYRTAMLQQAP, from the coding sequence GTGAACTGCGCTCGCTGCCAGACGCCGCTCGCTCCGGGCACGGCGGTGTGCCCTCAGTGCCGCTCTTTGCAGCGGCGGCGCAGCGCGGGCGTCGGGCCGGGGACGCGGATCGATCGAGGCTTCGGCACCTACGTGGTGGACGCCCGGCTCGGGGCCGGCGCGATGGGCGTCGTGTGGCGCGCGTGGCTCTTCTTCGCTCCGGACGGTCCCCACGCGGGCAAACCACCGCAGCTCTTGGCGTTGAAGCAGCTCCGCCATCAGGGGAGCCTCCAGGCGCAGTTTCAGACCTTTTTTCTGCGCGAGGCGGAGGCCCTGCGGCGGCTCTCCCACCCCAACGTCGTGGCCTTCCACGAGCTCTTCGAGTGGGTCCCCTCGGCGGAGTCGGGGCCTCCCTCGAGCGGGGGGGCAACGCTGACGCTCGTGCTCGAGTACGTCGAGGGCTCGACGCTCGAGGACGTGATCGTTCGACACGTCGCGCGGGCGCGCCTCGCGGGCCCGGGCGCCCTCCCGGGCGTGCCATTCCGGCGCGCGTGGTACTACTTCGAGCAGCTCCTCGGCGCGCTCAGCGCGACCCACGCGCTCGACATCGTCCACCGCGACGTGAAGCCGGCGAACCTGCTCCTTCGCAACGACGGCATCGTGAAGCTGACCGATTTCGGCATCGCGCGGGTGACCGCGCCCACCCCGGAGGAGGCGAAGACCGCGCCCGGCACCGGCGCCTACATGTCGCCCGAGCAAGTGCTGGGGCAGCCCCTCGACGGCCGCAGCGATCTGTACTCCGCGGCGATCGTGCTGTTCGAGACCCTCACGGGCGTGCTGCCCTTCCCCACCACCGATCGAACCGAATACGAGGTGCGACGCGACCAGGTCGAGGCGCCGCCGCCACCCCTGCGCGCCTACCTCCCGCAGGCGCCGCGCGTCCTCGACGACCTCTTCGCCCGCGCGCTGGCCAAGCAGGCAAGCGACCGCTTCCCCACCGCCGAGGCCATGGGCGAGGCCTTCCGTGGCGCGCTTGGGCTACCCGCCAGCTCGACCTGGGCAGCCCAACGCGAGATGTCCGCGCTCGCGCGGCCCGGCGGCTCGACCGTGAGGCTCGAGCAGGTGCGGGCCGCCCTCGTGCAGGGCTACCGCACGGCCATGCTCCAGCAGGCGCCCTAG
- the pilQ gene encoding type IV pilus secretin PilQ: MFLHPGVALAAGEGNHVRDVVAHALESTAGPGTELVLRGTSAPAFSLRVESGGKRLVVDIANADLSGGGEPITSPVGLVGGALTQTFKTSAGTMTRLTVNLLKPASYRVFADGNDLRVQLAPAAQTAPGAPSLFPAPAAAQAVASPELADVRFERRKVGKGQTDRVIIQASEVPSYQLAAGHDGRLRLTMKNVRVPANLARALELGAFGGPVRKVSTSFDAQTHSAVIELERAGDDQGVLSVEGKQIVWSFDAAPAAHAKGPARDTSKTVTVARERPLAEGPRVETSIRPVEPGHEGVDAEVSGGGEAGFTSTMNAQAGRYSGRRIDLDLKDADIHNILRLLADVGRVNIVTADDVSGSVTIRMRNVPWDQALDVVLQAKGLGMVRSGNLIRVAPLAALQKERELRLAAARQEYELTPLETRLIPVSYARADEIQARAKDLLSPRGSIAVDERTNVLIARDISGGLDNIEQLVRALDTQTPQVLIEARIVEATSRYQRDIGIQWGGDASFSEATGNPTGIAFPSSVGVAGGNYDGQSPTQGLSPTQPVIDAPNYAVNLPAAVGTGQGGALGISLGSINNAFNLGVRLSAAEASGLLRIVSSPRILTLDNREARINQGTLIPFAQLSAQGVQTTFQEAKLQLLVRPHVTADGSVSMHVKINRDEPDFNQTSARGDPTILKREAETDLLVMDGHTAVIGGIYTRNTGRNLDQVPFFGDIPILGVLFQRRRASDTRNELVIFLTPRIVNRAEALGR; the protein is encoded by the coding sequence ATGTTCCTGCACCCCGGCGTGGCGCTCGCGGCGGGTGAAGGCAACCACGTGCGCGACGTGGTGGCCCACGCGCTCGAGTCGACGGCCGGACCGGGCACGGAGCTCGTTCTTCGCGGCACCAGCGCCCCGGCGTTCTCGCTCCGCGTCGAGTCCGGAGGCAAGCGCCTCGTCGTCGACATCGCGAACGCGGACCTGTCGGGCGGGGGCGAGCCTATCACCAGCCCCGTGGGCCTCGTGGGCGGTGCGCTCACGCAGACCTTCAAGACCTCGGCGGGCACCATGACCCGCCTGACCGTGAACCTCTTGAAGCCCGCGAGCTACCGGGTCTTCGCGGACGGGAACGACCTCCGCGTCCAGCTCGCGCCAGCCGCGCAGACCGCCCCAGGCGCGCCGTCGCTCTTTCCTGCGCCCGCTGCGGCGCAGGCCGTGGCTTCTCCCGAGCTGGCCGACGTCCGCTTCGAGCGTCGCAAGGTTGGCAAGGGCCAGACCGATCGCGTCATCATCCAGGCGAGCGAGGTCCCCTCGTACCAGCTCGCCGCAGGGCACGATGGCCGCCTGCGCCTCACCATGAAGAACGTCCGCGTGCCCGCGAACCTCGCGCGCGCGCTCGAGCTCGGCGCGTTCGGCGGCCCGGTCCGCAAGGTGTCCACGTCGTTCGACGCGCAGACCCACTCCGCCGTCATCGAGCTCGAGCGAGCCGGCGACGACCAGGGAGTGCTCTCCGTCGAGGGCAAGCAGATCGTCTGGTCGTTCGACGCGGCCCCCGCCGCGCACGCGAAGGGCCCCGCTCGCGACACGTCGAAGACCGTGACCGTCGCGCGTGAGCGCCCGCTCGCCGAGGGGCCGCGCGTCGAGACCAGCATTCGCCCCGTCGAGCCCGGACACGAAGGCGTGGACGCCGAAGTGTCGGGCGGTGGCGAGGCTGGCTTCACCTCCACGATGAACGCGCAGGCGGGTCGCTACTCGGGTCGTCGCATCGATCTCGACCTGAAGGACGCGGACATCCACAACATCCTGCGCCTGCTGGCCGACGTCGGCCGGGTGAACATCGTGACCGCCGACGACGTGTCCGGCAGCGTCACCATCCGCATGCGCAACGTGCCGTGGGATCAAGCGCTCGACGTCGTGCTCCAGGCGAAGGGCCTCGGCATGGTGCGGTCGGGCAATCTCATCCGCGTCGCGCCGCTCGCCGCGCTGCAGAAAGAGCGCGAGCTCCGCCTCGCCGCAGCCCGCCAAGAGTACGAGCTTACCCCGCTCGAAACTCGATTGATTCCGGTAAGTTACGCGCGGGCCGACGAAATTCAGGCCCGCGCCAAGGACCTGCTCTCGCCGCGCGGCTCGATCGCGGTCGACGAGCGCACGAACGTGCTCATCGCCCGCGACATCTCGGGCGGCCTCGACAACATCGAGCAGCTCGTCCGCGCCCTCGACACGCAGACCCCGCAGGTGCTCATCGAGGCGCGCATCGTCGAGGCCACGAGCCGCTACCAGCGCGACATCGGTATCCAGTGGGGCGGCGACGCGTCCTTCTCCGAGGCCACCGGCAACCCCACGGGCATCGCGTTCCCGTCCAGCGTCGGCGTCGCCGGCGGTAACTATGACGGCCAGTCGCCCACGCAGGGTCTCTCGCCCACTCAGCCCGTCATCGACGCCCCGAACTACGCGGTCAACCTCCCGGCCGCGGTCGGTACCGGGCAAGGCGGCGCGCTCGGCATCTCCCTCGGCTCCATCAACAACGCGTTCAACCTCGGCGTCCGCCTCTCGGCGGCCGAGGCGAGCGGTCTGCTGCGCATCGTGTCGAGCCCGCGCATCCTCACCCTCGACAACCGCGAGGCGCGCATCAATCAGGGCACGCTCATCCCGTTCGCGCAGCTCTCTGCCCAGGGCGTCCAGACCACCTTCCAGGAGGCGAAGCTGCAGCTCCTGGTGCGCCCGCACGTCACCGCCGACGGGTCGGTGTCGATGCACGTCAAGATCAACCGCGACGAGCCCGACTTCAACCAGACCTCGGCGCGCGGCGATCCCACGATCCTCAAGCGCGAGGCCGAGACCGACCTGCTCGTGATGGACGGCCACACGGCCGTCATCGGCGGCATCTACACCCGCAACACGGGTCGCAACCTCGACCAGGTCCCGTTCTTCGGCGACATCCCGATCCTCGGCGTGCTCTTCCAGCGTCGTCGCGCCAGCGACACCCGCAACGAGCTGGTGATCTTCCTCACCCCCCGGATCGTGAACCGCGCCGAAGCGCTCGGGCGCTGA
- the pilO gene encoding type 4a pilus biogenesis protein PilO, with the protein MAAASISLSKLSLPAKVGFGLFLVVLVAVGYYVVLHTDVVAKIEQEGRRSKELEAQIVSLRQAEASYIQDREELAMRQQKQRELNKILPAETEAAAFLSAIQQVSNISGTNLKAWQPQEEVPATFYAKVPMRLELSGKFHQIGKFMFEIGKQDRIINLENVELSDPKVEGEDVVLKAMCLATTFHLIKPAAAPGTPGAPGAPGAPGAPGQAGAPK; encoded by the coding sequence ATGGCCGCCGCGTCGATCAGCCTCTCCAAGCTCTCGCTCCCCGCGAAGGTAGGCTTCGGACTCTTCCTCGTCGTGCTCGTCGCCGTCGGTTACTACGTGGTGCTCCACACCGACGTCGTCGCGAAGATCGAGCAGGAGGGCCGCCGCTCGAAGGAGCTCGAGGCCCAAATCGTGAGCCTCCGCCAGGCGGAGGCCAGCTACATCCAAGACCGCGAAGAGCTCGCCATGCGCCAGCAGAAGCAGCGTGAGCTCAACAAGATCCTGCCTGCCGAGACCGAGGCCGCGGCGTTCCTGTCGGCCATCCAACAGGTCTCGAACATCAGCGGCACCAACCTGAAGGCGTGGCAGCCCCAAGAAGAGGTCCCCGCAACCTTCTACGCGAAGGTCCCGATGCGCCTCGAGCTGTCGGGCAAGTTCCACCAGATCGGCAAGTTCATGTTCGAGATCGGCAAACAGGACCGCATCATCAACCTCGAGAACGTCGAGCTGAGCGATCCCAAGGTCGAGGGCGAAGACGTGGTGCTGAAGGCCATGTGCCTCGCGACGACGTTCCATCTCATCAAGCCCGCCGCCGCACCTGGTACGCCTGGTGCGCCTGGTGCGCCTGGTGCGCCTGGCGCGCCTGGCCAGGCGGGGGCGCCGAAATGA
- a CDS encoding PilN domain-containing protein, with protein sequence MTSGGGGSSSSSDSEGSQAWLGVLLGVVVLEVLILLVVYKTKGDQLTKAKDRNLAHTATITSIQANISQHEQLKAQLTELRERENAIAKLQAARTGPTATLLELSKILSPGRGPTVDRDKLEQLRRDNPLAVPNPNWDTHRLWLTTYAEKDRVVKVGGLARDGEDVSELLRRLALSDFFYDVKLLPASKEIDPTTKLELVKFEFSAMVRY encoded by the coding sequence ATGACCAGCGGCGGCGGCGGCTCGTCGTCCTCGAGCGACAGCGAGGGCAGCCAAGCGTGGCTCGGTGTTCTCTTGGGGGTCGTGGTCCTCGAGGTGCTCATTCTCCTCGTGGTCTACAAGACCAAGGGCGATCAGCTCACCAAGGCGAAGGACAGAAACCTCGCCCACACGGCGACGATCACCTCCATCCAGGCGAACATCTCTCAGCACGAGCAGCTCAAGGCGCAGCTTACCGAGCTACGCGAACGCGAGAACGCGATCGCGAAGCTCCAGGCGGCGCGCACGGGCCCCACCGCTACGCTCCTCGAGCTCTCCAAGATCCTGAGCCCCGGCCGCGGGCCGACCGTCGATCGCGACAAGCTCGAGCAGCTGCGGCGCGACAACCCGCTGGCCGTGCCCAACCCGAACTGGGACACGCATCGCCTCTGGCTGACCACGTACGCGGAGAAGGACCGCGTGGTGAAGGTCGGCGGCCTCGCGCGCGACGGCGAAGACGTCTCGGAGCTCTTGCGCCGCCTCGCCCTCAGCGACTTCTTCTACGACGTCAAGCTGCTCCCGGCTTCGAAGGAGATTGACCCGACGACCAAGCTCGAGCTCGTCAAGTTCGAGTTCAGCGCCATGGTGAGGTACTAA
- a CDS encoding FIST C-terminal domain-containing protein, whose protein sequence is MTLFSSAVSCAPILVDALDEAMARARADLGDHTPSLAIVFASDGYASLEAVAGRVAEHLPGVPFVGGTSGGCVFDTTRFGYMGVCVALLAGGDLRVETRAVPIVSGELLEVATAAEELRLLADAHAEEGRGELTCLAFAPSRGIVGDALVAALKKGATARAQLVGGLLAQEGSMSGGRVWSSGGVSEAHVVLAGLYTERPLGVAVRHGWTPIGDTHRVTRADGARLHELDGRPALDVWLEEATRHGGEPLPGEAGSLALHLAARYELAILGTEAHLDGEPIVRGSRVIHDDRTVELFGSVPEGAQVRFVTATEGSLFAAAKYAAEHALGKVARASGALALTCAGRAFVLGDRYRLEPELLAATLGVPVGGTTVTGEIALARRAADGFYNSTAVLLVFPR, encoded by the coding sequence ATGACGCTCTTTTCGTCCGCAGTTTCCTGCGCACCGATCCTCGTTGACGCGCTCGACGAGGCCATGGCGCGCGCGCGCGCCGACCTCGGCGATCACACGCCGTCGCTCGCGATCGTGTTCGCCAGCGATGGCTATGCTTCGCTCGAGGCGGTCGCGGGGCGTGTCGCTGAGCACCTCCCGGGGGTGCCCTTCGTCGGCGGCACGTCGGGCGGGTGCGTGTTCGACACGACGCGCTTCGGCTACATGGGCGTGTGCGTGGCGCTCCTCGCCGGGGGCGACCTGCGCGTCGAGACGCGCGCCGTGCCGATCGTGAGCGGGGAGCTGCTCGAGGTCGCGACGGCCGCCGAAGAGCTGCGCCTCCTCGCCGACGCGCACGCAGAGGAGGGGCGCGGGGAGCTCACGTGCCTCGCCTTCGCGCCGAGCCGCGGCATCGTCGGCGACGCGCTCGTCGCGGCGCTCAAGAAGGGCGCGACCGCGCGCGCTCAGCTCGTCGGCGGCCTGCTGGCGCAAGAGGGGAGCATGTCGGGCGGTCGCGTCTGGTCCAGCGGGGGCGTGAGCGAGGCCCACGTGGTGCTCGCGGGCCTCTACACGGAGCGCCCGCTCGGCGTCGCGGTGCGGCACGGCTGGACGCCCATCGGCGACACCCACCGCGTGACCCGCGCCGACGGGGCGCGCCTGCACGAGCTCGACGGGCGCCCGGCGCTCGACGTGTGGCTCGAAGAGGCGACCCGCCACGGGGGGGAGCCGCTTCCTGGTGAAGCCGGCTCGCTCGCTCTCCATCTCGCGGCTCGCTACGAGCTCGCGATCTTGGGCACCGAGGCGCACCTGGACGGCGAGCCGATCGTGCGCGGCTCGCGCGTGATCCACGACGACCGCACCGTCGAGCTGTTCGGGAGCGTGCCCGAGGGCGCCCAGGTGCGCTTCGTCACGGCCACCGAGGGGTCGCTGTTCGCCGCCGCGAAGTACGCGGCGGAGCACGCGCTCGGGAAGGTCGCCCGCGCGTCGGGTGCGCTGGCGCTCACCTGCGCGGGGCGCGCGTTCGTGCTCGGCGACCGGTACCGCCTCGAGCCCGAGCTCCTCGCCGCGACGCTCGGGGTCCCGGTGGGTGGCACCACCGTGACCGGCGAGATCGCGCTCGCGCGCCGCGCCGCGGACGGCTTCTACAACTCGACGGCCGTCTTGCTCGTGTTCCCTCGCTAA